In the genome of Oncorhynchus gorbuscha isolate QuinsamMale2020 ecotype Even-year unplaced genomic scaffold, OgorEven_v1.0 Un_scaffold_766, whole genome shotgun sequence, one region contains:
- the LOC124020185 gene encoding zinc finger protein 79-like, with translation MNKETPIPPLSSLSLRPSSPFTLPGAPGRASPGSASLQGMMRLSVLLVDCRKTTGLRDSRNRRSLSRRVISGEANEHDADEAENSLSRSEHLKHQQRVAGKKPHRCSDCGKSFTSSSKLKTHQRIHTGEKPFHCTDCGKSFVQLGNLKIHLRTHTQEKPYHCSVCEKSFQHHMAINCTRERTPERSLTTALTVGRVFLIQEI, from the exons GAAACACctatcccacccctctcctccctctccctccgaccCTCCTCCCCCTTCACCCTCCCGGGGGCCCCAGGTCGTGCCTCTCCCGGTAGCGCCTCACTGCAGGGTATGATGAGGTTGTCTGTGTTGttggtggactgcaggaaaacaacaGGGCTGA GGGACAGCCGTAACCGTCGCTCTCTCAGTAGAAGAGTCATATCTGGGGAGGCTAACGAACatgatgctgacgaggcagagaacagtctctccagatcagaacacctcaaACACCAGCAGAGAGTGGCAGGGAAGAAACCTCaccgctgctctgactgtggaaagagtttcacCTCTTCGTCAAAACTTAAAACACACCAGAGAATTCATACTGGAGAGAAACCGTTTCACTGCAcagactgtgggaagagttttgttcaATTAGGCAACCTGAAAATTCATCtgcggacacacacacaagagaagccttaccactgctctgtCTGTGAGAAGAGCTTTCAACATCACATGGCAATAAACTGCACCAGAGAACGCACaccggagagaagccttaccactgctctgactgtgggaagagtttttctCATTCAAGAAATCTGA
- the LOC124020189 gene encoding RNA polymerase II-associated protein 1-like isoform X2 yields MLASFLTSSTMSSLSYSLPAKEEEKEAPVKEEEEEEAVTVKQEVEGEAVTVKEEEFTLKEEEVKEEEESLRVKEGMKEGEITVTLEETGDLINTRERPDSEKPETSKPARRHHCSHCGMMFNQLRSWSGLASLQI; encoded by the exons ATGCTAGCTAGCTTTCTAACATCCTCGACCATGAGCTCACTAAGCTACTCCCTCCCTGctaaagaagaggagaaagaagcccccgtgaaagaggaggaggaagaggaggctgttacagttaaacaagaagtagagggtgaggctgttacAGTTAAAGAGGAAGAATTTACATTGAAAGAGGAagaagtgaaagaagaggaagaatctttaagagtgaaagagggaatgaaggagggggAGATTACTGTCACATTGGAGGAGACTggagatctgattaacacca GAGAAAGACCAGACTCGGAGAAACCAGAGACGTCCAAACCAGCAAGACGACACCACTGCTCCCACTGTGGAATGATGTTTAACCAGTTAAG gtcctggagtggcctagccagtcttcagatctaa
- the LOC124020189 gene encoding zinc finger protein 239-like isoform X1, whose amino-acid sequence MLASFLTSSTMSSLSYSLPAKEEEKEAPVKEEEEEEAVTVKQEVEGEAVTVKEEEFTLKEEEVKEEEESLRVKEGMKEGEITVTLEETGDLINTRERPDSEKPETSKPARRHHCSHCGMMFNQLRCLKRHERIHTGEKPFQCSHCGKGFNQLGDLKTHERIHTGEKPYHCSKCEKGFNQLGNLKRHERIHTGEKPYHCSHCGKGFNQLWDLKGHKTLHTAEKPYHCSLCGKSFTVLGSLKIHEIHHTGGKPYYCSQCGKRFTQLGSLKEHKILHTREKPYHCSQCETSFAWLGDLRRHERTHMGEKPHHCSQCGKSFTQLRHMKRHEIIHTGDTNVG is encoded by the exons ATGCTAGCTAGCTTTCTAACATCCTCGACCATGAGCTCACTAAGCTACTCCCTCCCTGctaaagaagaggagaaagaagcccccgtgaaagaggaggaggaagaggaggctgttacagttaaacaagaagtagagggtgaggctgttacAGTTAAAGAGGAAGAATTTACATTGAAAGAGGAagaagtgaaagaagaggaagaatctttaagagtgaaagagggaatgaaggagggggAGATTACTGTCACATTGGAGGAGACTggagatctgattaacacca GAGAAAGACCAGACTCGGAGAAACCAGAGACGTCCAAACCAGCAAGACGACACCACTGCTCCCACTGTGGAATGATGTTTAACCAGTTAAGGTGTCTGAAacgacatgagagaatacacacaggggagaagcctttccaatgctcccactgtggaaagggttttaacCAGTTAGGGGACCTGAAAACACACGAGAGAATACATACAGGAGAAAAGCCATACCACTGCTCCAAGTGTGAAAAAGGTTTTAACCAGTTAGGAAACTTGAAGCGGCATGAGAGAATACATACAGGAGAAAAGCCGTACCACTgctcccactgtggaaagggttttaacCAGTTGTGGGACCTGAAAGGCCACAAGACTTTGCACACAGCGGAGAAGCCTTATCACTGCTCCCTTTGCGGAAAGAGTTTTACCGTGTTAGGGAGCTTGAAAATACATGAGATACATCACACAGGAGGGAAGCCTTActactgctcccagtgtggaaagcgATTTACCCAGTTAGGAAGTCTGAAAGAGCATAAGATACTGCATACAAGGGAGAAGCcataccactgctcccaatgtgaaACGAGTTTTGCCTGGTTAGGGGACCTGAGAAGACATGAGAGGACGCACATGGGGGAAAAGCCTcatcactgctcccagtgtggaaagagttttacccagttAAGACACATGAAAAGACATGAGATAATACACACAGGAGATACAAATGTAGGCTGA